The window TCTGGCGGGGGTGCTGCATCAGTTGCTGCTGATCGCCTCGGCCGGAGTGGGTGCCTACGTGGTGGCGCGGGCGGCCGCCGGGGCGTCGCCGGGGCAACTCACCGGCTGGCTTGTCCTCCTCGGGTGCCTGATCGTGCCGTTGGTCGTCATGAACGTGGCAGACAACACCTTCGCCCATGTCGCCGCTTTCCGAGCGCTGGCCGACATCCGCGCAAAGGTGTTCACCGCCTTCGAACGGCTCTCACCCGGCTACATGGTCGAGCGACGCTCCGGTGACCTCGGTGCGGCCGCCGTCTCCGACGTGGAAGAGATCGAGATCTTCTTCGCCCATACCCTCAGCCCGTTGGCCGTCGCGTCGACGGTTCCGGTGGCAACCACCGTCGTCCTGGCGTCGTTCCACTGGTCACTGGCCTGTGCGCTGCTGCCCGTGCTGCTACTGCTGGCGTCGGTCCCGGCCTGGCTGCGGCACCGCGCTGAACTGCACGGGCGTGAACTGCGCGATTCTCTCGGCCGAATGAGCGCCGACAGTACCGATACCTTCCAAGGGTTGCGCGAACTGGTGAACTTCGGCGCACACTCTCAGCGTCTCGGCCTGCTGCGCCAGCAGAGCGTTCGGCTGGCCAAGGCGAAGACCGCCCACGGCCGCCGTGGGGGCATCGAGTACGCCGCCACGGACACGATCGCACTCGTGGGAATACTTGTCGTACTCGTCCTGGGTGCCCGGCTCGTCGTCGCGGGGGAGCTCGATCGCTCGGTGTATCCCGTAGCCGTCGTTCTCGCGGCGATGGCGATGGCGCCGGTGCTGAAGGTGACCGAGGTCGCGCGCGAGTTGTCCGTGGTTGCGTCCGCGTAAGTAGTCCCAATCTCCGTGGATGACTTTGTGTAGGTCGGACAGTTGGTGCGTGGTCGGGCGGTCGTGATGGTGTTGGTTGGTGGCCGTGACGGTTTCGGCGGGTGCTGCGGTGGAGGCGGATGCTGACGCCGGGCTGCGGGATGTTCTGGCTCGGGTGGTGCAGGCCAACGAGCGGTGGGAGCGGCTCGCCGCTCAGTTGCGGGAAGAGAATGCCGTGCTGCGGTCGGAGAACGAGCGGCTCTCGGCGGAGCTGGCGGTGTTGCAGCGGCTGGTGTTCGGCCGTTCGTCGGAGCGGGTCAGGCCATCGTCGCCGGCCGGTGACGAGGACGAGGACGAGGACGGCCAGAGTGGACATGGCGGTCAGTCTGACGAGCAGCAGCCGCGGAAGGCGACGCGGCGGGGGCCGGGTGGCCGGGCCGGCCGCAGGGACTACTCGCACTTGCCGCGGGTGGAGGTGTTCTGGGACTTCACCGAGGGCGGGTACTGCTGCCCGCAGTGCGCGTCGCCGTTCGAGGCGTTCGGTGATCACGCCTTCGAGCAGGTCGATTGGCGGGTGACGGTGCGGGTGGTGGTACACCGCCGCCGCCGGTACCGGCGGCGTTGCCGGTGTGCGGGAGCGAGGACGGTGACCGCACCCGGGCCGCCGAAGGCGATCGGGAAGGGCCGGTTCGGTAACGGCTTCATCGCGATGCTGCTGGTCGAACGGTATGTGGCCGGGCGTTCCCAGAACTCCCTGATCATCGGGCTGGCCCGTCACGGGGCTGACGTCAGCGGGTCGACGCTGGTCGGGACATGCGCGGCGGCCGGGACGTTGCTGGCACCGCTGGAAGCGCAGATCGTCGCCCGTAACCGTGATTCGTGGCATCTGCACGCTGATGAAACCTCGTGGCACGTGTTCACCCCCGATACCGATACCGGTGACGGGCCGGCTCGCTGGTGGCTGTGGGTGTTCATCGCCGCGGACACCACCTGTTTCGTGATGGACCCGACCCGCGCCGGCACCGTTCTGGCCCGGCACGCCGGGATCGACCCCGACACCGGGCAACTGACCCCGCACGACGACGGCGGGCCGCGTCGGCTGGTCGTCTCCAGCGACTTCTACACCGTCTACGCCTCGGCCGGGCGCAAGACCGACGGCCTGACTAACCTGTACTGCTGGGCGCACATCCGCCGGTACTTCGTGCGCGCCGGGGACGCGAACCCGACCCAACTCGGGTACTGGACCCGAGACTGGCTGGACCGGATTAAGGCCCTGTACGCCGCTCACGACGAACTGACCGACGCGTGGAACGCGTCCGTGGCATCCGTATCCGGACACGCCGCGACCGAAGCCGCCACGCGGTTGGCTGACGCGTTCACTGTCTGGGACAACGTCCTGGACGCGATCGACACCGCCCGGCAGGCCCAGATGGCCAGCCCCGGGCTGCAACAACCAGCGAAGAAGGCCCTGGCCACCCTGGACCGAGAATGGGACGGCCTGGCCGCACACCGCGACCACCCCATGATCAGCCTGGACAACAACGCCAGCGAACGCGCGCTACGCAGACCGGTCGTGACCCGCAAGAACGCCTACGGCTCCCGCACCGACGACGCCGCCCGCCTCGCGGCCACCGTCTGGACCGTCACCGCGACCGCCGAACAGGCCGGCCTCAACCCGCTGACCTACCTCACCGCCTACCTCGACGCCTGCGGCCACCACGGCGGCACACCACTGACCGGCCCGGAACTGCAACGATTCCTACCCTGGACCGCGTCTCCCGCCGACCTGCACACCTGGGCCCAGCCACCACCGACCGGCTGACACCCACCACCACAACGGCGCCGTCACCACAACCGGCCGCGCCGACCGTCGGTATGCCCACCTATCCGCGTCACCCACGAGACTTGGGACTACTTACGCGTCCGCAGCCGAACGCATCAACGTCCTGCTCGATGAGCCCGCGCCGGTGTCCGACCTGGTCACGCGGCCGCCGGCTGGATCGATTGAACCGCATGTCCAGTTCGACGGCGTGACATTTGCCTATCGCAGCGACCTGTCGCCGGCAGTGCGGGACGTGAGTTTCGAGATTCATCCTGGAGAGACGGTCGCGCTGGTGGGGCACTCCGGAGCTGGCAAGTCGACATCCGCGAATCTGCTGCTGCGATTCTGGGACGTCACCGCCGGCTCGGTGACCGTGGGCGGACACGACGTCCGGGATTTCCCGCAGGAGGACCTGCGTCAGCTGATGACGCTGGTCCCACAGAACACGTTCCTGTTCAACACCACCATCCGTGACAACATCCGCCTCGGCCGCGCCGACGCCTCCGACGAGGAGGTCGAGGCCGCCGCGCGGGACGCTCAGGCGCATGAGTTCATCAGCGGCCTGCCGGACGGCTACGACACCGTCGCAGGCGAGCTCGGCGCGCTGATGTCCGGCGGGCAGCGACAACGGATCGCGATAGCACGGGCCCTGCTGAAAGACGCTCCGATTCTTGTCATGGATGAGGCGGTGTCTAACCTCGACGCAGCGAGCGAACACGCTGTCGCTCGGGCGATGGAGAAAGCCCGGCATGGTCGTACCACCCTGGTGATCGCCCACCGGCTGTCCACGATCCGCACCGCCGACCGTATCGTCGTCATCTCCGAAGGGCGGGTGGCGGAGTCCGGCACGCATGAGGAGCTTCTCGCGGCTGGCGGAGCGTACGTCGAGCTACTCGCGTCCCAGCTCGACGGGATCCTCGATCCGGACTCGCGAACAGCGAGTCGGTCAGGTCACTGACCGAGCCGCCGAACGTTGAGCGGATAGCCGGGCGATACGGCCGAGGAGAAGATCGCAATGCTCAAGAGCGATCCGCTGACGAGAAACCTGGACGCGGTGAAGAACGATCGCTTTATCATCCCGGCCGCGACATGGGGTCGTCTTTCGCCTACGCCGTTCCCCAGGTTGCCGAAAGTCTCATCGCACTCTATAACTAATCGAAAATCGGAAGGACAAGAATGCAATGACAAACTCGGAAAGTGCCCAGGCTGTTGTCACGGAGTACTGGAGCAAAGCGGGAGATGCCTACGACGTACATCCGACCAGCGTGCTGCACACCGGTGAGGCGGCCGGACTTTGGCGTGGCATCTGGGCCTCGGGGCTGCCGAATCCGCCGGCCGATGTGCTCGACGTGGGCACCGGCACCGGGCTGGTGGCGATGGAGTTGTGGCGACTCGGCTATCGCGTGACCGGCGTCGACCTCGCCGAGGGCATGCTCGACTTCGCACGTGCCAAAGCACGTCAAGTACAGAACGCGCCTGTCTTCGCGGTCGGCGACGCTGTCTCGCCACCTTTCCCGGAGGGCAGCTTCGACGCGATCACGGCGCGTTACGTGCTCTGGACCTTGCGCAATGCCACGTAGCCTAAGTTGATCTTGGGTTTGACCTGCGGGTTTGATGTGGACTCCTGGGCGGTGCGGCGTGGCGGGACGACCACGGCTCGGCTGACTGTTTTGATCACGGGTCATGTCGGTGGATGTGGTGGACCGTCCAGTGGTACGGCCGGATCAGGTGACGCTCGGGGTGCTGATCTCGCAGGTGTCGCGGGAGGAGGTCGACGCCGCGATCGAGGTGTGCGGGGTGCGGGAGCAGCGGTCGGACGGGAAACTGCCGGCGCACGTGAGCACCTACCTGACGTTGGGGTTGGCGTTGTTCCCCGACGATGACTACACCGAGGTCGCGACCAGGGTCACCGGGTCGTTGGACCGGTTCGGGTGCTGGGACGCGGCGTGGAGCGTGCCGACCTCGAGTGCCATCAGCCAGGCGCGGAAACGGTTGGGCCGCCGGGTGTTCGCCGAGCTGTTCGAGCGCACGTGCGGGCCGGTCGCGGGCGAGGCGGGCCCGACAGCGCCGGCGGGCGCGTTGGGGACCGCGCGGGGGTCGTTCCTACGCCGGTGGCGGCTGCTGGCGATCGACGGGTTCACCGTCGATGTGCCCGACAGCACGGCCAACGCGGCCGAGTTCGGCTACGCCGGGTCAGGGGGGAACCGTTCCGCGTTTCCGAAGGCCCGGGTCGTGGCCCTCGCGGAGTGCGGCACCCACGCCTTCGTCGCCGCCGAGATCGGCGCCTACCCGGAAGGGGAGAAGACCCTCGCGCAGCGGCTGTACCCACGGCTACGGTCCGACGAACTACTCACCGCCGACCGGGGGTTCTACTCCTGGCAGGCGTGGGACACCGCCGCCGCGACCGGCGCCGCGCTGCTGTGGCGGGCCCCGACCCAGCTCGACCTGCCCGTGGTCAAGATCCTGTCCGACGGCACCTATCTCACCGTCCTGATCAAACCGACCGTCCGTGGCGGTCGACGGGAACGACTGCTCGCGGCCGCCCGCGCCGGAGCTGACCTGACCGACATCAACAGCGTTCCCGACGCGTTCGACGACCGGGGCCTGCCGGTCGTCCACCTCGCCCGGGTGGTCGAGTACGACATTCCCGACCGCGTCGGCGACGGCACCGGCGAGTTGATCGCCCTGATCACCACCATCGTCGACCCCGCCGACGCCCACGCCGACGAACTAGATGATCGATTCCAAGGGGTCAGTGGTCGAATGCGGTCAGGGAGCGCAGGGTCGGTTGGCCGGTGTGCCAGTTGTGCCAGATCGCGGCGGTCAGGGCGAGGACGCGTTGCAGGACCCGGACGGCGACGCCGGTGATGGTCCGGCCGCCGTGCTGTTCGAGGTCGAGTTGGCTTTTGAAGGTCTGGTTGACTGATTCGATGGTCTGCCGGACGGCGCGGAGCAGGCCCCGGCCGGGTCGTGCGGGTTCGGTGCGGTACGCGGGGCGTACGACGGTGACATCGTTGTCGTTGAGCCAGATTTCGGTGTCGCGGTCGCGGTAGCCCTTGTCCACGACCAGGATCACCCCGTCGGGGTGGTGGAACATGCCGGGTTGCAGGGTGACCAGGTCGATGAGGACTTCACGTTCGTCGGTCTTGGCGTTGGTGAGGGCGAACGCGACCGGCAGTCCGTGGACCGTGGTGACCAGGTGCAGGCGTAGTCCCCAGAACAGCCGGGAGTGGGAGGCGCAGTAGCCGTAGCCGGCCCAGCCGGCCAGGTCGGAACGCTGCACCGTCTCGCGGGATGTGCCGCAGGGCACGGGTGTGGAGTCGGCGATCCGGATCGGGTGCCGCCACGGGTCGGTGTCGGTGGCGAGCACCGTGATGAAGTGGGCCAGTTGGGTGGTCAGCGCTCGCAGCCGTTTGTTGTAGCCGGGCTGTTTGGGCAGGTGGGGGAACAGGTGGATGATGGATTTGCGGGCGTAGCGGATCCAGCGGGTCTCGTTGTGGTAGCCGAGTAGTGCCTGCATCACTGACACCGTGATGAGTTCGGCGTCGGTGATCCGGGCGGTGATGCCGACCGCTGGACGCCACCGGTTGAGGTGCGGGGACGCCTTCAGTTCGTCGTCGATCCTGACGTACAGTGCGGTCGCGAGGGTGTCCAGATCGACGTGCACGTGGCCTCCATGGTTTCGCTGCCTAGGCAACGTTGATCATGGATGCCCTCGCGTCCGCTTGCTACCCCGTATCCCTTGGAATCGATCATCTAGCTGGCGGCTACCACGAGCGGTGGGAGGAGGAAACCGCCAACGACGACCCTGATGGCTTATTCGGCCGTGTACCCGTCTCCTTCGGTGGGTCAGTAGGGTTGTTGTGGTCATGTCGATGCAACCGAGGCCGTGGCCAGACGTTCCGGAGCAGACCGCGCTGAGGGGCCTCGCGTTTTCCGGACAGTGGTTCGGCCGGTTCTTTCACGCCGCGATTTGAAGGTTCTCGAACTCTGCGTGGACTTCCCGGGGAGGTCGGTAGCCCACCGCTGAATGCAGACGCTGACGATTGTACCAGAATTCGATGTAGGCAGTAACGTCCCGACGTGCCGCCTCACGCGTGGGATACTTCACACGCGACACGCGTTCGTTCTTCAGCGCACCGAAGAACGATTCCGCCATCGCATTGTCGAAACAAATTCCGGTCCGGCCAGCGGATCGCCGCAACCTCAGATCCCGAAGCGTTCTGCCGTAGTCGTCCGACATGTAGTTGCTGCCCCGGTCCGAATGAAAGATGGCGTTCTTCCTGAGTTCGCGATTCCGGGCGGCGTTACGGATGGCGCGGGAGATCAACGGCGTCTGGTAGTGGTCGTCCATCGCGTACCCGATGACTTCCTTCGTGCAGCAGTCGATGACGGTCGCCAGATACAGCCACCCCTCGCCGGTCGGGATGTACGTGATGTCGCCGACGAGCTTCTCCCCAGGCGCGTCGGCGGTGAACTCCCGGCCGACGAGGTCAGGCACCGTGCCGGACGACGACTGGGTGAGTCCCCACCGCCTCGGGCGGGGCTGGCACGGCACGAGCCCGAGCTCGCGCATCAGCTGGCGGACGAGTTCCGGCCCGGCGGACACGCCCTGGCGCCGCAGTTGCGCGTGGACACGTCGATGCCCGTAGGTGCCGTCAGACGCGGCGAACACCTCCTCGATGGCCGATCGAAGGTGGGCGCGGCGGGTGGCGGTCGCGGAGTCGGGGCGGGTTCGCCATTCGTAGTATCCGGACCTGGACACGCCGAGTTGTTCGCACATGAAGTCGACGGGGTAGGCGTACTTCGCGGTGTCGAGTCGCATCGTCTCGATGAACTCGTACAAGCTCGTTACCGAGGGCCCTTCGCGAAGTACGCCGCGGCTTTTTTCAGGAAGCTGTTCTCCATTTCGAGTTCCCGGTTGCGGCGTTCGAGTTCCTTCAGTCGAGCGCGCTCGTCGACGCCGATCTGTGGGCTGTTCTGGGCGCCGCTGTTTTCCCGCCGGTACTGGCGGACCCAGGAACGCAGCGTCTCCGGATGAACGTCGATCTCCCGGGCAACCTGCGACACTGGCTTGTTCGACTGTAGAACGAGTTGCACTGCTTCTTCACGGAACTCTGGGGTGTATGAGCTTATGCGTGCCATCGCGCTTCTTCCCTCGACTTTCCTAACAGGGTAACCTTATTGGCTCCCTGTCCGGAATCCTCGGGGCACCTCACCCCGCCAGGGCTACCGCTTCCCGTTCCGGTAGATGCCGCGTTCACGGCTCGGGTCTACGGGGTGGTCACACCGATCGACCGCGATGGGCGGCTAGCTGCCCGATCGGTGGTGACCTTGATGGGGTGGTCCGCCGGGCAGACAATGGATTTGACGACCGAGCCCGGCCCGATCGTGGTAGCCCGCACCGGTCGTACCGTCCGCATCAACCGACGCGGCTTTCTGCGGCTTCCTCTGGCGGTACGTCGCACATGTCGGATCGCCCCTGGAGACCGAGTGCTGGTTGTCGCGAACCAGCGACATGGCGAACTGTTGGTGGTCCCGATGGCGGTGCTCGATGACATGGTCGACGCTTACCGCCGTTCACACGACATCGGGGATGAACGATGACCGGGGGTATGGATCAGCGCACGGCGCAACTGGAGACCTTGCGCAACCTGCTCAAGCAGCTTGATATCACCCCCGAGCAGTTGCTGCACGGTACGACGGCAGCGTCGGTGGCGATACCAACGTTTGACGAGTATGTGTGGCAGGTTGCCGAGGCTGTCTCACCCGGTACCCGCCGGGTCTACGGCTCGTACTGGCAACGGATCTGCCAACACTGGGGCACCCGCCGGATCACCGAGCCCACGCCGCTGGAGATCAAGCGGCTGGCCGAGGAGATCCGCCGCGACGTCGTCGTGCGACGCAACGCCCGTGGTGGCCGTACCGCGGCCGAACACCTGATCGCCGCGATGCGCTGCATCTACCGGCATGCGGTCATGGACGGGCTGATCCGCCAAACCGACAACCCCGCCGCCAAGGTCCCCAAGCCCCGCCGGCTGGCCAGCACCCGACGCGCCTTGACCGAGACGCAGCTGGCCGCGATCAGCAACATCGCCACGACGACCGGCAACGACCCGCACCTCGACGGCCTGCTGATCCGGCTGCACATGGAGACAGCCTGCCGCCGCGGCGGGGCGCTGACCCTGCGACTGCGAGACCTCGATCCGGACAACTGTCTGATCTTCTTGCGGGAGAAGGGCGGTACCTCCCGCTGGCAGCCGGTCTCGCCGACGCTGACGCGGCACCTGTTGGCCCACCACGCTGAGCGCGGCGACGGCGACCGGGAGGGGCCGCTGTTGCGCTACCGCGACGGTCGGGCGCTGACCTACCGGCGCTACGACTATCTCTGGCGCCGCGTCGGCACCCACCTTCCCTGGGTCGTCGCGCAGCAGGTCAGCACCCACTGGCTACGGCACACCACGCTGACCTGGGTGGAGCGCGCCTTCAGCTATGCGGTGGCCCGCGCGTACGCAGGGCACAGCGGCAAGAACGACGTCGGGACGACGATGACCTACGTGCGGGCTGAAGTCCAGGAAGTCGCCGCTGCCCTGGCTGCGCTGACCGGCGAGCCGCACCCGCTGGCCCCCGGCACGAGCAGACAGGATCATCTGCCGAGGGCACAGCCCACCGCCCCCGCAGGCGGGTGCGACTGGCCACCCGTCGCCCAGCCCGGCGCTGGTCTTCCCGCACAACGCGAGCCGTCGTCCTGACTCTGATGCCCGATGGCTGCCGGCTGGACGACCGGGTTTGGTGTGCCGTCCGGCGGGGCGGGACTCGTCCGCTGTGATCTCGCTGCGAGTTCAACGCGACAGCACCGCCCCCACTCGCGGCCTCGCAGTAGGTTTCTTGCTGGACTCCACATCCGCGGTCGCGGACGTGGAGTCCAGCAGTCGCGGTCAGAAGGACGAGATCAGCTCGATGGCGGTGCGCGCTGCTTCCTGCGCGCCGTCGCTCACGCCCTGGCTCACTCCGGCTGCGCTGGCGGCGGCGATCGGTGTGAGCCAGGTGCGAAGGACCGTCGCGGCCCGCCGGATCGGCCCGGGGCGCGGTTCGTCTCGCACGATCTCGGCGAGAATCTCGTTGCTGGCCGCGTCAACGTCTTCTCGGGCTTCCGGGGACAAGCCCATCGCCGGAACCTGCTGCAGTACCTCGGTCAGCGCCTTGGCGAGCGCCTCGTATCCCGGGGCGATCTGTTCGACCCGAGTGTTGTTCTGGGTCACCGACTGGTTGTTCCAGGCGAGCTGCGCCCCGTCCGCACTGCTGCCGTTGAACACGGGACCGTTGTACGTGGACGTCGACGTCGACGTCGACGCCGTGGGTTCCTGACGGCGCAGGTAGGCGGACACGTTGGCACTCCAATCGACGACGCAGTCCATGCCGTCCGGGGTGATGTCAGCCCGCACCGGGCCGGTGTAACCGAACGCGCCAGTGCCCTTTATCAGTTCCCGCTTCGCGAGGTACTCGGCAGCCAGCGCGATCTCCACCTCGGTGAACGCGCTGCCCTCGAAGGCCGCCTCGGGAGCCGAAGCGAACCGGCTTGGGAGAGGCATGCGCACCCCGGCAGTGTGCTGGCGGTACATCCACCGCAGCAATCCGTTACGGGCCGCGACAGCGCGCAGCGCCGGGTCATCCCGGCGCCGGCGGCGCTCCTGCACGTGAGCCAGCCCGTCCGGAGTCAGCAGGATGCTTGGGTTCCCGAACGTGGACACGGACCGGGCCAGGCCGCTGGCCGTGCAGATGTCCACCAGCGTGAAGCCGGCGTCGAGGTCGAGATCGCGTTCCTCAGCGAACGGCATGACCGGAATGGCGTTCGTGGTGTCGCCGCCAGCCTGGTCATAGGCCCAGTCGAGCAACGCGTCCCGCGTCGCTACGGTGTCTTCCATGACGATCCTTGTCAGTGAGGTGGGGACAGCCGGGGAAACCTCCTCGGCCTGATGAGAGGTCTGTTCGGTCGCGACACGGCGCGCGGCGACCGAGTACGGCTCGCCAGTCGTTGCCATCCGGGCACGGATAGCCCGGGTGCGAGCACGGCGGTTGTCACTGGAATGGCCCATCGTGAATCCTCCAGCAGAGCCCCACGTCCCCCGCGAGATCACGGCGGTCTCACGCTGCGTCGAAGACGGCTTGTCCTCAGTCGCGATCCAGAGGCAACGTGGGTGCCAGGCGATCGCTCAGAGCAGGCCAGCGTGATGGCCGACTCGAACATTAGTCGCAACCCGCTGCCAGACGCGCCACGACACGCCGAACATCGGCTCCAATCCCACGGGCCCTGCTTACCGACACCCCGGATTCAGCGCATGAGGCCGAGGACGGCTCCAACAAGCCCGGCCACCGCAACGAGCAGTGCGGTCAGCTCGGCGATGAGACGACGTATCCGCCGGATCGTGGTGATGAGCCGTGTGAGGCGTGAGTCAGGGTTCATGCCCTCAAATCCTGGTGCATCTGTCACGAGTACGCTTAACTGATGCACGAAGCGGATCTTGAGGAGTACGTCCGCAGGGCGTTGAGGTCCAAGAACTTCCCGGCGGTGTGGGCGATGCTGCTGTACGCGCAATACGTCGAGGAGGTCTTGGTCGGCGGACAAGACCCTGAGTGGCTGGTAGAGCACGCTCGGAAAGTCCGGGAGATCCTGGCGTCACGACCTGCAGACAGGTCCGCCGGGGCGGCCGCGAGTGCGAGCGGGCCCGACGCCGGCCAGGAGCGGATGTGGGCGCTGTCCCAGCTTGTAGCCCGCCACGCGGCGGAGGATCCAGATGTGGTGACGTTCCGCGCGACCTACCTTCCCGATGGCCTCGTCGCCTGGGCCGAGTTGGAGGACTGGATCGACAAGCAGACGGACCAGGACGGCGAGCGGACATCCGATGTGTCGTTCACGATTCCGCCAGGAACGGCGGTGGAGTGGGACGGCCCAGTGCCGCGGTTCGACCCGCCGATCGCCGCGGTGACGACCGGAGTCCACTTCTCCAGCCGGCTTCTTGCCTACGCACTGCCGGGCGATCGAGGTGTCCGCCGTCGGACTGTCGCGGCCAACGGCGGGCTCGATCAGTTGGGGCGGCTCGCCGATAGTTTGGCGGCGAGCTTCAGTTGGCAGCCGGCACAGGCGTCGGTGTTCGTCCTGACCGGGACACCGCCGATGATCATGGGGGTAAAGGTTACGGTTCCGGCGATGAACGTGCGGTACAACTACGGGCTGGACTGGGCTCGTCGCATCACGTTGGACGTTGACGCGGGCGCAAGTCCGCAGGAAGTGCTGGCGGCGTTCGAGCGCGCCCGCGAGGAGTACCACCATGCGGGCCGGCGGCGTACGACGATCAAGCACCTTCGGTTGGCGGCGTTCACCGGGGCCGAGCATGTCGAGAAGCCATGGAAGGAACGGTTCCGGCTGTGGAACGAGCGTTTCCCGGACTGGAAGTATCCGCAGGAGTCGAACTTTCGTCGAGATGCGGCTGCCGCCCAACGTCGTCTGCTGACGCCCTGACCTTGCCGGCCCACCGGAAATGGAACGGGTAGCGGCACACAACTTCGGGCATCCCGGCAAGGGCATCACCGTGCCGAACCCGACGATCAACTCTGCTTGCCGGCGGCGCGGCCGCAGCGACAGCACGACGCCGTGCAAGTTGAACGCGACGTCCGTGATCAGGCTAACCTCAATCCGTCAGAGGGTGTTGATCCCTGGTAGTCCGGTTCGGCTGACCGTTTTGTCCACTCGGGGTGGGGGTCGGTTCGCCGCGTGTCGCTGCGGGTGCGCCGGTCCTCCTGGTGCCGGTGGCGTCTTTCTGCTGGTAGGGGCCGGTGTTGGGGGTCAGGTGGGTGGGGGTATCAGGCTGAGGCGTTGCCAGCAGAGGGTGAACGCTTCGGCCCAGGGCCAGGTGTCGGGGATGGACAGGATCGTGCGGCGGGCGTGGGTGGCGAGTTTCGCGGGGAGGTGCAGGATTCGGTAGCGCAGGGTGTCGGGTTCGGCGTGGGCGAGGTCGGCCTGGTCGTGTAGGCCGAGGAGCCGGGTCCAGGTGTCGAGGTCGGCGGCGATGTTCGCGGCGAGGACCCAGCCCTGGTTGACGGTCCAGTCCTTGGAGGGCAGGTTCCGTAGGCCCATGGCCTTGTTGGTGCGGACGCGGTCCTCGACGCCGGCGTGGGCGCGGTGGAGGGCGTCGAGCCATTGTGGCTGGTGCGAGCCGGCTACCCGTCCGAGGCGACCGATGTTGGTGGCGACGATCGCGTATCGCCAGCCGGTGGATCGTTCCAGGGCGGTGAGGTTCTTCGCGTGCCGGGCCGACGCTCTGGTGCGTCGCACGATCAGCCGTAGCCCGGTGTTCCAGTTGTCGAGGCGTTGGTTGAGGCCGGTCAGCTCGGCGGTGTGTGCCTGTCCGGTGGTGGCGGTGCCGTCCTGGCCGAGGCTGTCGGTCCACGCGGTCTCGGGTAGCCGGGCGATGGCGGTCTCGTCGGCGGCGGTGATGGTCCAGCCGACGGTGAAGCGCACGTTGCGTCGTGTCCGGTTCAGCCGCTCCAGGTGTGTCATGAGGTCGTGGGTGGCGCCGGCGCCGTCGACGCGGATCAGGATCTTCCGCCGGTAGGACGCCGGTAGTTGGGCGATCGCGTCGTCGAGTACCCGAAACACCGGTAGGCCGTTGGCGAGGTTTCCGCTGTGTGCGGCGCCTTTTCCAACGGCCCCCGGTCCGAACCACGCGGGCACCTTTCAGCGCACGTAGCTCTCCAGCGGCTGTTCCGTGAGTGTCGCGGTTGGCTGTCCCGCATGGATGGCCTTGTGGCAGTCCGCGCAGACCACGAGGGTCTTGCGGCGTTTCCGGGC is drawn from Micromonospora sp. Llam0 and contains these coding sequences:
- a CDS encoding IS3 family transposase (programmed frameshift), with translation MARISSYTPEFREEAVQLVLQSNKPVSQVAREIDVHPETLRSWVRQYRRENSGAQNSPQIGVDERARLKELERRNRELEMENSFLKKAAGVLREGPSVTSLYEFIETMRLDTAKYAYPVDFMCEQLGVSRSGYYEWRTRPDSATATRRAHLRSAIEEVFAASDGTYGHRRVHAQLRRQGVSAGPELVRQLMRELGLVPCQPRPRRWGLTQSSSGTVPDLVGREFTADAPGEKLVGDITYIPTGEGWLYLATVIDCCTKEVIGYAMDDHYQTPLISRAIRNAARNRELRKNAIFHSDRGSNYMSDDYGRTLRDLRLRRSAGRTGICFDNAMAESFFGALKNERVSRVKYPTREAARRDVTAYIEFWYNRQRLHSAVGYRPPREVHAEFENLQIAA
- a CDS encoding site-specific integrase, coding for MDQRTAQLETLRNLLKQLDITPEQLLHGTTAASVAIPTFDEYVWQVAEAVSPGTRRVYGSYWQRICQHWGTRRITEPTPLEIKRLAEEIRRDVVVRRNARGGRTAAEHLIAAMRCIYRHAVMDGLIRQTDNPAAKVPKPRRLASTRRALTETQLAAISNIATTTGNDPHLDGLLIRLHMETACRRGGALTLRLRDLDPDNCLIFLREKGGTSRWQPVSPTLTRHLLAHHAERGDGDREGPLLRYRDGRALTYRRYDYLWRRVGTHLPWVVAQQVSTHWLRHTTLTWVERAFSYAVARAYAGHSGKNDVGTTMTYVRAEVQEVAAALAALTGEPHPLAPGTSRQDHLPRAQPTAPAGGCDWPPVAQPGAGLPAQREPSS
- a CDS encoding transposase — protein: MFRVLDDAIAQLPASYRRKILIRVDGAGATHDLMTHLERLNRTRRNVRFTVGWTITAADETAIARLPETAWTDSLGQDGTATTGQAHTAELTGLNQRLDNWNTGLRLIVRRTRASARHAKNLTALERSTGWRYAIVATNIGRLGRVAGSHQPQWLDALHRAHAGVEDRVRTNKAMGLRNLPSKDWTVNQGWVLAANIAADLDTWTRLLGLHDQADLAHAEPDTLRYRILHLPAKLATHARRTILSIPDTWPWAEAFTLCWQRLSLIPPPT